The proteins below come from a single Prochlorococcus marinus str. MIT 9215 genomic window:
- the secF gene encoding protein translocase subunit SecF: MKYNLELIKNKRKIIGFSTVLILLSLLGILYSTFNTSYKKPINLGMDFVGGNELRIERVCEEECSNFSPDSVLEKLRETSKNKNFLNNIKLQFQNNNKLISIRTPYLSIEESNNLINTLDNIVGPLNYESKDSRLIGPKLGKRLLINCVTSLLVSLFAISLYITIRFDKKYALFSLLALFHDLVIVFGLFSWLGIILSVEVNSLFAVSLLTIAGYSVNDTVVIFDRIRENLKSKKGGYNETIELSVNESFRRTTFTSITTLFPLLSIVLFGSYSLFWFSLALSLGIIVGSYSSILLAPSLLLKD, encoded by the coding sequence ATGAAATACAATCTTGAACTAATAAAAAATAAAAGAAAGATAATTGGGTTTTCAACTGTTCTTATATTGTTGAGTCTTTTAGGAATTTTATATTCTACTTTTAATACTTCTTATAAGAAACCTATAAATTTAGGGATGGATTTTGTTGGAGGAAATGAACTAAGAATAGAGAGAGTTTGTGAAGAAGAATGTTCTAATTTCTCTCCTGATTCAGTTTTAGAAAAGTTAAGAGAGACTTCTAAAAATAAAAACTTTTTAAATAATATAAAATTACAATTCCAAAATAATAATAAATTAATTTCAATAAGAACACCTTATTTGAGTATAGAAGAATCAAATAATCTTATTAATACTCTTGATAATATTGTTGGACCCCTAAATTATGAGAGTAAGGATTCAAGATTAATAGGTCCAAAGCTTGGGAAAAGATTACTTATTAATTGTGTTACTTCATTGTTAGTTTCTTTATTTGCAATTTCTTTATATATAACAATTAGATTTGATAAAAAATATGCATTATTTTCACTATTAGCTTTATTCCATGATTTAGTTATTGTTTTCGGTCTATTTTCTTGGTTGGGAATTATATTATCTGTCGAGGTAAATAGTTTATTTGCTGTTTCATTGTTAACTATTGCCGGTTATTCTGTAAATGATACTGTTGTTATATTTGATAGAATCCGTGAGAATTTAAAATCAAAGAAAGGAGGCTATAACGAAACTATTGAATTATCAGTTAACGAATCATTTAGGAGAACAACTTTTACCAGTATTACAACACTATTCCCTTTATTAAGCATAGTTTTGTTTGGATCTTACTCACTATTTTGGTTTTCCTTAGCCTTATCTTTAGGAATTATAGTTGGAAGTTATTCAAGTATTTTATTGGCTCCATCTTTGTTGCTGAAAGACTGA